One window of the Granulicella arctica genome contains the following:
- a CDS encoding tetratricopeptide repeat protein, with amino-acid sequence MMIAGRVSLLAALLAGTMAAQTARSMMSAADAATLNKALAAYDSGNGAAAKPDLERLAARYPANFPANEALGILYVDAGEFARAVPFLEHAANAEKTNASAQANLGAAYIQVSDAKAAIQVLRRATTLDPHNGGVFSSLGHALFLDKQPAEAADAFAKAVALEPASVDDVYDWAVALNAAHKDAEAVAVLQRIPAGQRTDAEESLWGDAEERQGHFKEAVEHLQAAARLNPSEPNTYAVAIELLRHWSWEQAVEITRFGVKQFPESRRLAMANGIAYYGSGGYMEASAIFGGLLALDPTNENYGSLLGRSCSAAGGAAAPECQSLIAFAEKHPQNAQIDVSAAISLLHQPSAEQHLDQAQQMLEEAIRHDAKIPEAYYQLGVLQQQRLQWVESAASLKKAVELRPSFAEAHYRLARAYSHTGEGELARKEIALQQQYAQQEKDETNARLKEVTIFLTASH; translated from the coding sequence ATGATGATTGCTGGGAGGGTGTCCCTGCTTGCTGCGTTGCTTGCAGGGACGATGGCGGCGCAGACTGCGCGTTCCATGATGAGCGCTGCCGATGCGGCAACACTCAACAAAGCGCTGGCAGCCTACGATAGTGGCAACGGTGCGGCAGCCAAACCGGACCTGGAGAGATTGGCGGCGAGGTATCCGGCTAATTTTCCGGCTAACGAGGCGCTCGGCATCCTCTATGTCGATGCCGGGGAGTTCGCGCGCGCTGTGCCCTTTCTCGAGCATGCGGCGAATGCTGAGAAGACCAATGCGTCTGCACAGGCGAATCTGGGTGCGGCCTATATCCAGGTGAGTGATGCAAAGGCTGCGATACAGGTGCTGCGCCGGGCCACAACACTTGATCCTCACAACGGTGGTGTGTTCTCGAGCCTTGGTCATGCGCTGTTTCTGGATAAGCAGCCAGCGGAAGCGGCGGATGCTTTCGCGAAGGCTGTGGCGCTTGAACCGGCCAGTGTGGATGATGTCTACGATTGGGCGGTGGCGCTCAATGCTGCTCACAAAGATGCAGAAGCGGTTGCGGTGCTGCAGCGGATTCCAGCAGGTCAGAGGACCGATGCTGAGGAGTCGCTGTGGGGTGATGCGGAGGAGCGGCAGGGCCACTTCAAGGAGGCGGTCGAGCATCTGCAGGCGGCGGCACGGCTGAATCCGAGTGAACCGAACACCTATGCCGTGGCGATCGAGTTGTTACGACATTGGTCATGGGAGCAGGCGGTGGAGATTACGCGATTTGGCGTGAAGCAGTTTCCGGAGAGCCGCCGACTCGCGATGGCAAACGGGATCGCGTATTACGGCAGTGGCGGCTATATGGAAGCATCCGCCATATTTGGAGGGTTGCTTGCGCTCGATCCGACGAACGAAAACTACGGGAGTTTGCTGGGGCGTAGCTGTTCTGCTGCGGGCGGTGCAGCGGCCCCGGAGTGTCAGTCGCTGATTGCGTTCGCGGAGAAGCATCCGCAGAATGCGCAGATCGATGTGTCCGCGGCGATCAGCCTGCTGCATCAGCCTTCTGCGGAGCAGCACCTCGACCAGGCGCAACAGATGCTGGAAGAGGCGATTCGCCATGATGCGAAGATTCCCGAGGCCTACTACCAACTTGGCGTTTTGCAGCAACAGCGGCTGCAGTGGGTTGAGAGTGCGGCTTCGTTGAAGAAGGCTGTGGAGTTGCGTCCTTCGTTTGCCGAGGCGCATTATCGGTTGGCACGGGCCTACTCCCATACAGGAGAGGGTGAGCTGGCCCGCAAGGAGATTGCGCTGCAACAACAGTACGCCCAGCAGGAAAAGGACGAGACCAATGCGCGGCTCAAGGAGGTGACGATATTTCTAACGGCGTCCCACTAG
- a CDS encoding DUF5597 domain-containing protein, whose translation MKISCLRQVLLLCLCTAPLVAQDATTAPRLLNKDGHFEMTVDGKPFLMLGAQINNSSSWASTLPHVWPALEAMHVDTAEAPVYWEQMEPEPGKFDFSGVDLLVNGAREHKMRLVILWFGTWKNGQNHYVPEWVKSDPKKYPREIGPYGKVLDVMSPNSATNLEADKHAFAALMKHVHEIDAAQHTVIMIQVENESGSVGAVRDYSDAANKEFAGQVPGSLTSALHVRGGTWAQVFGADADERFAAYSTAKYISDVAVAGKAEHQIPMYCNVWITYPVHALENRDHASPGQEYPSGGAQQGNIAIWKAAAPGIDALAPDFYSGDSTLFREVLTAYHRQDNPVFIPETGLGRTVGRYFFYALGQGAIGFAPFGVDFTDWTIHGQTIPYGMDENFALFAPMQSEIAKLNFEGKLQTAVEEKGAARQTLHFGDVDAVVSFGFPQKDGEVPPGTTEVEGRAMVAQLGPYEFLVTGFDASVSFVLGAPKDGKTQEKQLEILRAEEGQYANDSWQTTRIWNGDQTDRGLQFKEHNKDVIRIRLHTLPLYERSK comes from the coding sequence CAAGCCGTTCCTGATGCTGGGGGCGCAGATCAATAATTCGAGCTCGTGGGCGAGTACCCTGCCGCATGTCTGGCCGGCACTTGAGGCGATGCATGTGGACACGGCAGAGGCTCCGGTGTATTGGGAGCAGATGGAGCCGGAGCCGGGCAAGTTCGACTTCAGCGGCGTAGATCTGCTGGTGAACGGGGCGCGGGAGCATAAGATGCGGCTCGTCATCCTGTGGTTTGGGACGTGGAAGAACGGGCAAAACCACTACGTTCCAGAGTGGGTGAAGAGCGATCCAAAGAAGTATCCGCGGGAGATTGGGCCGTACGGCAAGGTGCTGGATGTGATGTCGCCGAACTCCGCTACGAACCTTGAGGCGGATAAGCACGCGTTCGCAGCGCTGATGAAGCATGTGCATGAGATCGACGCAGCGCAGCATACGGTGATCATGATCCAGGTGGAGAATGAGTCGGGGTCGGTGGGCGCGGTGCGGGACTACTCGGACGCGGCGAACAAGGAGTTTGCGGGGCAAGTTCCGGGGAGCCTGACGAGCGCGCTGCATGTAAGAGGCGGTACGTGGGCGCAGGTGTTTGGCGCGGATGCGGACGAGCGATTTGCGGCTTACTCGACGGCTAAGTACATCAGCGATGTGGCGGTGGCGGGGAAGGCGGAACACCAGATTCCGATGTACTGCAATGTGTGGATCACGTATCCGGTGCATGCGCTGGAGAATCGTGACCACGCCAGTCCAGGGCAGGAGTATCCGAGCGGCGGAGCGCAGCAGGGGAATATTGCGATCTGGAAGGCGGCGGCTCCGGGTATCGATGCGCTTGCGCCGGACTTCTACTCGGGCGACTCTACGCTCTTTCGCGAGGTGCTGACGGCGTATCACCGGCAGGATAATCCGGTATTTATTCCAGAGACGGGGCTTGGCAGGACGGTTGGGCGGTACTTCTTCTATGCGCTTGGGCAGGGTGCCATTGGATTCGCACCGTTTGGTGTGGATTTTACGGATTGGACTATTCATGGGCAGACGATTCCGTATGGCATGGATGAGAACTTTGCGCTGTTCGCGCCGATGCAGAGCGAGATCGCGAAGCTGAACTTTGAGGGCAAGTTGCAGACGGCGGTGGAGGAGAAGGGCGCGGCGCGGCAGACGCTACATTTCGGTGATGTGGATGCCGTGGTGTCGTTTGGGTTTCCGCAGAAGGATGGCGAGGTGCCCCCGGGGACTACCGAAGTAGAGGGGCGGGCAATGGTGGCACAGCTTGGGCCGTATGAGTTCCTGGTGACGGGATTCGATGCCAGCGTGAGCTTCGTTCTGGGAGCGCCGAAGGATGGCAAGACGCAGGAGAAGCAGTTGGAGATTCTGCGGGCTGAGGAAGGTCAGTACGCCAACGACTCCTGGCAAACGACACGGATCTGGAATGGCGATCAGACGGACCGAGGGTTGCAGTTCAAAGAACACAACAAAGATGTGATACGGATTCGGTTACATACTCTTCCGCTCTATGAGCGTTCCAAGTAG
- a CDS encoding amidase — translation MAFISNSRRTFLAQSSLGLLGAAVAPLLADGQSAPNSAPTLPPGAPPAFGTAPAAGPVVTTANFESAEKLVQVEMTAADRAQAAGNWRMAMAPLYERRVGPRKVAIEETVAPWSRWDPVLPGTIAGPAENHFLRSTVEVGPLPKSDAEIAFAPVAHLSHWIETKQITSERLTLIYLARIDRFNPKLRCVITVTRELAMMQAKRADAEIAAGRYRGPLHGIPWGGKDLLDTAGIPTTYGAEPFRDRVPAEDAAVVKKLTEAGAVLIAKLSMGALALNDIWFGGQTMNPWLLEEGSSGSSAGPGSATAAGLVGFSIGSETGGSIVSPSMRCGVTGLRPTYGRVPRTGAMTLCWSLDKLGPMARGVEDTLFVLKAISGADAGDVSSVNSKLDYDAARPVSGLRVGYFPKWMQEAPATDVDRAALETVKKLGMVPVEVSIPDWPYDSLDLILFAEGAAAFEELTLSHKVDQLKAQVPDAWPNTFRQARFLSAVDFVQTDRFRRKVALEMARVFSQVDLLLVPSLRDEMLTITNFTGHPSLTLRAGFVEVAEARSDWAPDPAHPLPKFSPPRRVPHGVTLIGQLFEEGTLGRAGLAMERSFDVAKENPAGFQ, via the coding sequence ATGGCCTTCATTTCAAACTCCCGCAGGACGTTTCTTGCTCAAAGCTCGCTTGGTTTACTGGGTGCCGCTGTTGCTCCCCTTCTCGCTGATGGTCAGAGTGCGCCGAACAGCGCGCCGACACTGCCTCCAGGAGCGCCGCCTGCGTTCGGAACTGCACCTGCTGCTGGACCGGTCGTGACGACCGCGAACTTTGAAAGCGCGGAGAAGCTGGTGCAGGTGGAGATGACTGCGGCGGACCGGGCTCAGGCCGCCGGAAACTGGCGGATGGCGATGGCTCCGCTGTATGAGCGGCGGGTAGGGCCGCGGAAGGTGGCGATTGAAGAGACGGTTGCGCCGTGGTCGCGTTGGGACCCGGTGCTGCCGGGAACGATTGCGGGGCCTGCGGAGAACCACTTTTTGCGGAGCACTGTGGAGGTTGGACCGTTGCCGAAGAGCGACGCGGAGATTGCGTTCGCGCCGGTTGCTCACCTGTCGCACTGGATCGAGACGAAGCAGATTACTTCGGAACGGCTTACGTTGATCTATCTTGCGCGCATCGATCGTTTCAATCCGAAGCTGCGGTGCGTGATTACGGTGACTCGTGAGCTTGCGATGATGCAGGCGAAACGTGCGGATGCAGAGATTGCGGCAGGTAGGTATCGCGGGCCGCTGCATGGGATTCCGTGGGGTGGGAAGGACTTGCTCGATACGGCAGGCATCCCGACGACGTATGGTGCGGAGCCGTTTCGTGATCGCGTTCCGGCAGAGGATGCGGCGGTGGTGAAGAAGCTGACGGAGGCTGGGGCGGTGCTGATTGCCAAGCTAAGCATGGGTGCGCTGGCGCTGAATGACATCTGGTTTGGGGGCCAGACGATGAATCCCTGGCTGCTGGAGGAGGGGTCATCGGGATCGAGTGCGGGGCCTGGTTCGGCGACTGCTGCTGGACTGGTTGGTTTCTCCATTGGGAGCGAGACGGGTGGCAGTATCGTGAGCCCGAGTATGCGGTGTGGTGTGACCGGGTTAAGACCAACTTATGGCCGTGTGCCACGTACCGGGGCGATGACGTTATGCTGGTCGCTCGACAAGCTAGGCCCGATGGCTCGGGGTGTGGAGGATACGTTGTTTGTATTGAAGGCAATTTCGGGCGCGGATGCCGGGGATGTGTCGAGTGTGAACAGTAAGCTGGACTACGACGCGGCGAGGCCTGTGAGTGGACTGCGCGTCGGCTACTTTCCCAAGTGGATGCAGGAGGCTCCTGCGACCGATGTCGATCGGGCGGCACTGGAGACGGTGAAGAAGCTTGGCATGGTTCCGGTTGAGGTGTCGATTCCGGACTGGCCCTATGACTCGCTTGACTTGATTCTGTTCGCGGAGGGAGCGGCGGCATTTGAGGAATTGACGTTGAGCCACAAGGTCGATCAGTTGAAGGCGCAGGTTCCGGATGCGTGGCCCAATACCTTCAGGCAGGCTCGCTTTCTTTCGGCGGTGGACTTCGTGCAGACGGATCGCTTCCGGCGCAAGGTAGCGTTGGAGATGGCGCGGGTGTTCTCGCAGGTTGACCTGCTGCTGGTTCCATCGCTGCGGGACGAGATGCTGACGATCACGAACTTTACCGGGCATCCGTCGCTGACGTTGCGGGCTGGATTTGTTGAGGTGGCGGAGGCTCGGAGCGACTGGGCTCCCGATCCAGCTCATCCTCTGCCGAAGTTTTCGCCGCCTCGTCGCGTGCCGCATGGCGTTACGTTGATCGGACAGCTCTTCGAGGAAGGAACTTTGGGGCGAGCGGGATTGGCGATGGAACGTTCTTTTGATGTGGCTAAGGAGAATCCGGCAGGGTTTCAGTAG
- a CDS encoding beta-galactosidase: protein MRVSIRLMASLLCFGGLAIGSQELFAQSAKGAAAPAAQPFVMSDVLYGAAYYHEYMPYERLDKDVALMKDAGLTVVRMGESTWSLWEPEDGKFEYAWMDRVVDAMGKAGIKVIMGTPTYSIPTWMYHEHPEMLARPLHGGETSYGMRQNMDTDSPAFRFYAQRLIRNMVEHYKNNPNVIGWQIDNETASYGATNHDVFTGFVNHLKHKFGTTDALNKAWGLNYWGQDVNGWENMPTRDGTISTGYKLEWTRWEQMRVTDYLSWQAGLVREYRGPNQFVMQDYGGMMKRDVNEFEVAKTLDVVADNPYHGTQDHFDGVAQAEQGDFSRSLKHANYLVTETNAQTIDWTSAYQYPPYDGQLRLDVYTHLSSGANMVEYWHWASIPSGQETYWKGVLSHDLEPNRAYAEVSKTAHELQKIGPKLVNLKIKNDVAILYSVDSANALDFMPFALQRLGQWQMGPSLADYKSLVDQLHKTLFEANVGTDFVFPEDADFSKYKLIIVPPLYIADDALLTKIATYVKGGGHVLMTFKSGFANENSAVRAVRAPGPLREAVGFNYQEFSNLEKPLGLKGDLVQGDGAAMYWAEFLMPEHAKTLATYDHPFFGRWPAITRNEYGSGVLTYEGTYLSDAAQKTVMMDVLKQAHLLNATALPPKVREKNGTDNAGKALHYYLNYSGEAQTFAYGRGAGTELLKGGAVAAGQSITLAPWDLAIIEER from the coding sequence ATGCGCGTTTCAATTCGATTAATGGCTTCTCTGTTATGTTTTGGTGGTCTGGCGATCGGCTCGCAGGAACTGTTTGCACAGAGTGCGAAGGGGGCCGCCGCTCCTGCAGCACAGCCGTTTGTTATGTCGGATGTGCTCTACGGGGCGGCTTATTACCATGAGTACATGCCCTATGAACGGCTCGATAAGGACGTCGCGCTGATGAAGGATGCCGGCCTGACCGTGGTCCGTATGGGTGAGTCGACCTGGAGCCTGTGGGAGCCTGAGGATGGCAAGTTCGAGTATGCGTGGATGGACCGCGTGGTCGATGCGATGGGGAAGGCGGGGATCAAGGTCATCATGGGTACGCCGACGTACTCGATCCCGACGTGGATGTATCATGAGCATCCGGAGATGCTGGCGCGTCCGCTGCATGGGGGCGAGACCTCGTACGGGATGCGACAGAATATGGACACGGATAGCCCGGCGTTCCGCTTCTATGCACAACGGCTGATTCGCAACATGGTGGAGCATTACAAGAACAATCCCAACGTGATTGGCTGGCAGATCGACAACGAGACGGCGTCATATGGGGCTACGAACCATGATGTATTCACGGGGTTCGTGAATCATCTGAAGCACAAGTTCGGGACCACCGATGCGTTGAACAAAGCGTGGGGGCTGAACTACTGGGGCCAGGATGTGAACGGCTGGGAGAACATGCCGACACGCGATGGCACGATCAGCACCGGCTACAAGCTGGAGTGGACACGTTGGGAGCAGATGCGGGTGACGGACTACCTTAGTTGGCAGGCTGGACTGGTGCGGGAGTACCGCGGGCCAAACCAGTTTGTGATGCAGGACTATGGCGGCATGATGAAGCGCGACGTCAATGAGTTCGAGGTCGCGAAGACTTTGGATGTTGTGGCGGATAATCCGTATCACGGGACCCAGGACCACTTCGACGGGGTGGCACAGGCGGAGCAGGGTGACTTCTCCCGCTCACTGAAACACGCGAATTACCTGGTGACGGAGACGAACGCGCAGACGATCGACTGGACCTCGGCGTATCAGTATCCGCCGTATGACGGGCAGTTGCGGCTCGATGTGTATACGCACCTTTCGAGCGGGGCGAACATGGTGGAGTACTGGCACTGGGCTTCGATTCCTTCCGGGCAGGAGACGTACTGGAAGGGTGTTCTGTCCCATGATCTGGAGCCAAACCGGGCGTATGCCGAAGTGTCGAAGACGGCGCATGAGTTGCAGAAGATTGGGCCGAAGCTGGTCAATCTGAAGATCAAGAACGATGTAGCGATTCTGTATAGCGTGGACTCGGCGAACGCGCTGGACTTCATGCCATTTGCGCTGCAACGTCTTGGCCAGTGGCAGATGGGACCGTCGCTGGCGGATTACAAGAGCCTCGTCGATCAGCTTCATAAGACGTTGTTCGAGGCGAACGTGGGGACCGACTTCGTATTTCCAGAGGACGCGGACTTCAGCAAGTACAAGCTGATTATTGTTCCGCCGCTCTACATCGCAGATGATGCATTGCTGACGAAGATTGCGACGTATGTGAAGGGCGGCGGCCATGTGCTGATGACCTTTAAGAGCGGGTTTGCGAATGAGAACTCGGCGGTGCGTGCGGTGCGGGCTCCGGGGCCGCTGCGGGAGGCGGTGGGCTTCAACTACCAGGAGTTTTCAAACCTGGAGAAGCCGCTGGGCTTGAAGGGCGACCTTGTGCAGGGGGATGGCGCGGCGATGTACTGGGCCGAGTTCCTGATGCCAGAGCATGCGAAGACGCTGGCCACATATGACCATCCGTTCTTTGGCCGGTGGCCTGCGATTACGCGTAACGAATACGGGTCCGGGGTGCTGACCTATGAAGGGACCTACCTTTCGGACGCAGCACAGAAGACCGTGATGATGGATGTGTTGAAGCAAGCTCATCTGCTGAATGCGACGGCACTGCCGCCAAAGGTTCGGGAGAAGAACGGCACGGACAATGCTGGTAAGGCGCTGCACTACTATCTCAACTACTCTGGCGAGGCACAGACGTTTGCGTATGGACGCGGTGCTGGAACCGAGTTGTTGAAGGGCGGTGCAGTCGCGGCTGGGCAGTCGATTACACTTGCGCCATGGGATCTGGCGATCATCGAAGAGCGGTAG
- a CDS encoding alkaline phosphatase family protein has product MRAVSGTGAANAMLGFSPLKAMAMAPTQKVVVVTFGGGARDEETFAPEGQQYIPHLLNELIPQATFYTQVVNRGILGHYVATASLATGVYETFNNFAPVAPHSPTIFEYFRRDLRRPASDAWVIAPSNGFNRIGESDHALYGSGLGAHVILPKQLLNSVMAGGASDYEHLLRDNYESSVQVPLSGSAASNQVDLHELSKIMQLSVSDFLAHARTVSSPDELSIYIAQQLMKQVAPSLMWVTLHDIDIAHSGAFSLYTDAIRRSDRLCAELWSAIQTNPEYKGKTTMFILPDFGRDADGEAGGNGFQHHRTGDPLSRTTWMMALGHGIRENVTVDRMVEPVDLVPTLGRILQCNTRFSSGRPLTEVL; this is encoded by the coding sequence TTGCGCGCGGTTTCAGGAACCGGCGCGGCCAATGCGATGTTGGGCTTCTCGCCTTTGAAGGCCATGGCGATGGCCCCTACGCAGAAGGTTGTCGTCGTGACCTTTGGGGGTGGCGCACGGGATGAGGAGACCTTTGCACCGGAGGGTCAGCAGTACATTCCCCACCTGCTGAATGAGTTAATTCCGCAGGCCACGTTTTATACGCAGGTAGTAAATCGCGGGATACTGGGCCACTATGTAGCAACTGCCAGCCTGGCTACGGGTGTGTATGAGACGTTCAATAATTTTGCGCCGGTTGCGCCGCATAGTCCGACGATCTTCGAGTATTTTCGAAGGGACTTGCGCCGGCCCGCGAGCGACGCCTGGGTGATTGCACCGAGTAATGGGTTCAATCGTATCGGCGAGAGCGACCATGCGCTCTATGGAAGCGGGCTTGGAGCGCATGTGATCCTGCCGAAGCAGTTGCTCAATTCGGTGATGGCGGGAGGTGCGAGTGACTATGAACACCTGCTCCGCGATAATTACGAGTCTTCCGTGCAGGTGCCGCTCTCGGGGTCGGCTGCTTCGAACCAGGTGGACTTGCATGAGTTGTCGAAGATCATGCAGTTATCGGTGAGTGATTTTCTGGCGCACGCGCGAACGGTGTCGAGCCCGGACGAGCTGTCTATATACATCGCGCAACAGTTGATGAAACAGGTTGCGCCCAGTCTGATGTGGGTCACGCTGCACGATATCGATATCGCGCACTCAGGGGCGTTCTCGCTGTACACCGATGCCATTCGACGCTCGGATCGGTTGTGCGCGGAGCTGTGGTCGGCTATTCAGACGAACCCGGAGTACAAGGGCAAGACGACGATGTTTATCCTGCCCGACTTCGGGCGCGATGCCGACGGCGAGGCTGGTGGGAATGGTTTTCAGCATCATCGAACGGGCGACCCGCTGTCGCGGACGACGTGGATGATGGCGCTCGGGCATGGCATCCGCGAGAACGTTACGGTGGACCGGATGGTCGAACCGGTGGACCTGGTGCCGACGCTGGGGCGCATCTTGCAGTGCAATACGCGCTTCTCATCGGGTCGACCACTGACGGAGGTGCTGTAG
- a CDS encoding sugar phosphate isomerase/epimerase family protein: MKTLLSRRALVRSTSMLAASTLLPGITSSLLAQPRPQTASPIRLGIASYTFRNFDQAHLITFMKELKTPWLNLKDMHLHMEPLDQVKARADEYRAAGFTLTAAGNVTFAKDDDADIRSKFEYIKAAGIPIIVCAPTHQVLVRMEKFVKEYNIRLAIHNHGPEDKEFASPLDVLAAIKTMDQRIGCCIDIGHTMRTGTDPVEAIRKAGPRLFDVHAKDLAIANDKESQVAVGDGIMPIPAIFKALIDQKYAGCVDLEYEIHGDDPMPGVIKSFAYMRGVLAGMGYKA; this comes from the coding sequence ATGAAGACTTTGCTCTCGCGCCGCGCTCTCGTCCGCAGCACCTCCATGCTCGCCGCTTCGACCCTCTTGCCAGGCATCACGAGCAGCCTCCTCGCGCAGCCCCGTCCGCAGACCGCTTCGCCCATCCGGCTCGGCATCGCCAGCTACACCTTTCGCAACTTCGATCAGGCCCACCTCATCACCTTCATGAAGGAACTCAAGACCCCTTGGCTCAACCTGAAGGACATGCACCTCCACATGGAGCCGCTCGATCAGGTCAAGGCCCGCGCAGACGAGTACCGTGCCGCCGGCTTCACCCTCACCGCTGCCGGAAACGTCACCTTCGCCAAGGATGATGACGCCGACATTCGTTCAAAGTTCGAGTACATCAAAGCGGCCGGCATCCCCATCATCGTCTGCGCGCCCACGCACCAGGTCCTGGTCCGCATGGAGAAGTTTGTCAAGGAATATAACATCCGCCTGGCCATCCACAATCACGGCCCCGAAGACAAAGAGTTCGCGTCGCCCCTTGACGTCCTCGCTGCAATCAAAACTATGGACCAGCGTATCGGCTGCTGCATCGACATCGGCCACACCATGCGCACTGGAACAGACCCCGTCGAAGCAATTCGCAAGGCTGGCCCACGCCTCTTCGACGTCCACGCCAAAGACCTCGCCATAGCCAACGATAAGGAAAGCCAGGTCGCAGTAGGCGACGGAATCATGCCCATCCCCGCCATCTTCAAGGCCCTCATCGATCAGAAGTACGCAGGCTGCGTCGATCTCGAATATGAGATCCACGGCGACGACCCCATGCCCGGTGTCATTAAGAGCTTCGCCTACATGCGCGGCGTCCTCGCAGGCATGGGTTACAAAGCCTAA
- a CDS encoding 3-keto-disaccharide hydrolase, translating to MLLHKSLFAIALTICTAATAQTIPSHKKAIVLFDGANLNSFDSFLKTRGLNADPDKVFKVENEVIHVSGKEMGYLITKQSFHNFYLRAEFKWGEGTFGEREGKARDSGILFNVQGEQKVWPRSIEFQITEGGTGDFWMTDGAALTSRDGSRVTGPPGSSLKIDHFGKGPSQNVIGFRDPVGELEKPHGEWNVLELVTQGNHVTQYVNGKLANEGTDPSPTEGKILFQCEGAEVFFREIKLFPLK from the coding sequence ATGCTCCTGCACAAGAGCCTCTTCGCCATAGCACTGACGATCTGCACCGCCGCAACGGCGCAGACGATTCCTTCTCACAAGAAGGCAATTGTCTTGTTCGATGGTGCGAACCTGAACAGCTTCGACAGCTTCCTCAAGACGAGAGGCCTGAACGCCGATCCCGACAAGGTCTTCAAGGTCGAGAACGAAGTCATCCACGTCTCCGGCAAGGAGATGGGTTACCTCATCACGAAGCAGTCATTTCACAACTTCTATCTGCGGGCCGAGTTCAAATGGGGCGAAGGTACCTTCGGTGAGCGCGAAGGGAAGGCCCGCGACAGCGGCATCCTCTTCAACGTGCAAGGGGAGCAGAAGGTCTGGCCTCGTTCCATCGAGTTTCAGATCACAGAAGGCGGCACCGGCGACTTCTGGATGACTGACGGAGCCGCTCTCACCAGCCGCGACGGCAGCCGCGTGACAGGCCCGCCCGGCTCATCCTTGAAGATCGATCACTTCGGTAAAGGGCCTTCGCAGAATGTGATAGGCTTCCGCGATCCCGTTGGTGAACTTGAAAAGCCTCACGGTGAGTGGAACGTCCTTGAACTCGTCACACAGGGAAACCACGTCACCCAATACGTCAACGGAAAGCTCGCCAATGAAGGCACAGATCCCTCGCCAACAGAGGGTAAGATCCTCTTTCAGTGCGAGGGAGCCGAAGTCTTCTTCCGCGAAATCAAGCTCTTTCCGCTCAAGTAA
- the pdxH gene encoding pyridoxamine 5'-phosphate oxidase, translating to METVTQFAPEEAADPIALFRAWLDEATETEPNDPVAMALATATPDGHPSVRMVLMKRLDERGFSFYTNVESQKGRELLENPRAALCFHWKSRRRQVRVEGVVEELSPQDADEYFHSRSHKSQIGARASQQSRPLASRAELEQAAQTCAEQYPDEVPRPDYWRGFVIVPARIEFWQDGAYRLHDRIVFERSNDSWTKTRLYP from the coding sequence ATGGAGACAGTCACACAGTTCGCACCGGAAGAAGCCGCTGACCCGATCGCCCTCTTTCGCGCCTGGCTCGATGAAGCGACAGAGACCGAACCCAACGATCCCGTAGCGATGGCTCTCGCCACAGCGACGCCCGACGGCCACCCCTCCGTCCGCATGGTCCTGATGAAGCGCCTTGATGAGCGCGGCTTCTCCTTCTACACCAATGTCGAAAGCCAGAAGGGAAGAGAACTCCTCGAAAATCCTCGCGCCGCCCTCTGCTTTCATTGGAAGTCGCGCCGCAGACAGGTCCGTGTTGAGGGAGTCGTCGAAGAGCTATCCCCTCAAGATGCCGACGAGTACTTTCACAGCCGCTCTCATAAGAGTCAAATCGGTGCACGTGCCTCGCAGCAAAGCCGCCCTCTGGCAAGCCGCGCTGAGTTGGAGCAAGCCGCTCAAACCTGCGCAGAGCAGTATCCAGACGAAGTTCCCCGACCGGACTACTGGCGCGGCTTCGTGATCGTGCCCGCCCGTATCGAGTTCTGGCAGGACGGCGCCTATCGCCTGCATGACCGCATCGTCTTCGAGCGATCGAACGATAGCTGGACCAAGACCAGGCTCTACCCTTAG